In Elephas maximus indicus isolate mEleMax1 chromosome 7, mEleMax1 primary haplotype, whole genome shotgun sequence, the following proteins share a genomic window:
- the RAPSN gene encoding 43 kDa receptor-associated protein of the synapse isoform X2, whose protein sequence is MGQDQTKQQIEKGLQLYQSNQTEKALQVWMKVLEKNTDLVGRFRVLGCLVTAHSEMGRYKEMLKFAVVQIDTARELEDADFLLESYLNLARSNEKLCEFHKTISYCKTCLGLPGTRVGAQLGGQVSLSMGNAFLGLSLFQKALESFEKALRYAHNNDDAMLECRVCCSLGSFYAQVKDYEKALFFPCKAAELVNDYGKGWSLKYRAMSQYHMAVAYRLLGHLGSAMECCEESMKIALQHGDRPLQALCLLCFADIHRSRGDLELSQLKLHCLSESIYRSKGLQRELRAHVVRFHECVEETELYCGLCGESIGERNSRLQALPCSHIFHLRCLQNNGIWSCPNCRRSSMKPGFV, encoded by the exons atggggcaggaccagACGAAGCAGCAGATTGAAAAGGGGCTCCAGCTGTACCAGTCCAACCAGACGGAGAAGGCGCTGCAGGTGTGGATGAAggtgctggagaagaacaccGACCTGGTGGGGCGCTTCCGCGTGCTGGGCTGCCTGGTCACAGCCCACTCGGAGATGGGCCGCTACAAGGAGATGCTGAAG TTCGCCGTGGTGCAGATTGACACGGCTCGGGAGCTGGAGGATGCCGACTTCCTCCTGGAGAGCTACCTCAACCTGGCACGCAGCAATGAGAAGCTGTGCGAGTTTCACAAGACCATCTCCTACTGCAAGACCTGCCTTGGACTGCCGGGCACCAGGGTGGGTGCCCAGCTCGGAGGCCAGGTCAGCCTGAGCATGGGCAACGCCTTCCTAGGCCTCAGCCTTTTCCAGAAGGCCCTGGAGAGCTTCGAGAAGGCCCTGCGCTATGCCCACAACAACGATGATGCCATGCTGGAGTGCCGTGTCTGCTGCAGCCTGGGCAGCTTCTATGCCCAGGTCAAG GACTACGAGAAAGCCCTGTTCTTCCCCTGCAAGGCTGCAGAGCTCGTCAACGACTATGGCAAAGGCTGGAGCCTCAAGTACCGGGCCATGAGCCAGTACCACATGGCCGTGGCGTATCGCCTGCTGGGCCACCTGGGCAGTGCCATGGAGTGTTGTGAG GAGTCTATGAAGATTGCCCTGCAGCATGGGGACCGGCCACTGCAGGCACTCTGCTTGCTCTGCTTTGCCGACATCCACCGGAGCCGCGGGGACCTGGAG CTGAGCCAGCTGAAGCTGCACTGTCTGAGCGAGAGTATCTACCGCAGCAAGGGGCTGCAGCGGGAGTTGCGCGCCCACGTCGTGCGCTTCCACGAGTGCGTGGAGGAGACCGAGCTCTACTGCGGCCTGTGCGGGGAGTCCATTGGTGAGAGGAACAGCAGGCTGCAGGCCCTGCCCTGCTCCCACATCTTCCACCTCAG GTGCCTACAAAACAACGGGATCTGGAGCTGCCCCAACTGCCGCCGCTCCTCCATGAAGCCTGGCTTTGTGTGA
- the RAPSN gene encoding 43 kDa receptor-associated protein of the synapse isoform X1 — MGQDQTKQQIEKGLQLYQSNQTEKALQVWMKVLEKNTDLVGRFRVLGCLVTAHSEMGRYKEMLKFAVVQIDTARELEDADFLLESYLNLARSNEKLCEFHKTISYCKTCLGLPGTRVGAQLGGQVSLSMGNAFLGLSLFQKALESFEKALRYAHNNDDAMLECRVCCSLGSFYAQVKDYEKALFFPCKAAELVNDYGKGWSLKYRAMSQYHMAVAYRLLGHLGSAMECCEESMKIALQHGDRPLQALCLLCFADIHRSRGDLETAFPRYDSAMSIMTEIGNRLGQVQVLLGVAKCWVARKALDKALDAIERAQDLAEEVGNKLSQLKLHCLSESIYRSKGLQRELRAHVVRFHECVEETELYCGLCGESIGERNSRLQALPCSHIFHLRCLQNNGIWSCPNCRRSSMKPGFV, encoded by the exons atggggcaggaccagACGAAGCAGCAGATTGAAAAGGGGCTCCAGCTGTACCAGTCCAACCAGACGGAGAAGGCGCTGCAGGTGTGGATGAAggtgctggagaagaacaccGACCTGGTGGGGCGCTTCCGCGTGCTGGGCTGCCTGGTCACAGCCCACTCGGAGATGGGCCGCTACAAGGAGATGCTGAAG TTCGCCGTGGTGCAGATTGACACGGCTCGGGAGCTGGAGGATGCCGACTTCCTCCTGGAGAGCTACCTCAACCTGGCACGCAGCAATGAGAAGCTGTGCGAGTTTCACAAGACCATCTCCTACTGCAAGACCTGCCTTGGACTGCCGGGCACCAGGGTGGGTGCCCAGCTCGGAGGCCAGGTCAGCCTGAGCATGGGCAACGCCTTCCTAGGCCTCAGCCTTTTCCAGAAGGCCCTGGAGAGCTTCGAGAAGGCCCTGCGCTATGCCCACAACAACGATGATGCCATGCTGGAGTGCCGTGTCTGCTGCAGCCTGGGCAGCTTCTATGCCCAGGTCAAG GACTACGAGAAAGCCCTGTTCTTCCCCTGCAAGGCTGCAGAGCTCGTCAACGACTATGGCAAAGGCTGGAGCCTCAAGTACCGGGCCATGAGCCAGTACCACATGGCCGTGGCGTATCGCCTGCTGGGCCACCTGGGCAGTGCCATGGAGTGTTGTGAG GAGTCTATGAAGATTGCCCTGCAGCATGGGGACCGGCCACTGCAGGCACTCTGCTTGCTCTGCTTTGCCGACATCCACCGGAGCCGCGGGGACCTGGAG ACTGCCTTCCCCAGGTACGACTCCGCCATGAGCATCATGACTGAGATTGGAAACCGCCTGGGGCAGGTGCAAGTGTTGCTGGGTGTGGCCAAATGCTGGGTGGCCAGGAAGGCACTGGACAAG GCTCTGGACGCCATCGAGAGAGCCCAGGACCTGGCCGAGGAGGTGGGGAACAAG CTGAGCCAGCTGAAGCTGCACTGTCTGAGCGAGAGTATCTACCGCAGCAAGGGGCTGCAGCGGGAGTTGCGCGCCCACGTCGTGCGCTTCCACGAGTGCGTGGAGGAGACCGAGCTCTACTGCGGCCTGTGCGGGGAGTCCATTGGTGAGAGGAACAGCAGGCTGCAGGCCCTGCCCTGCTCCCACATCTTCCACCTCAG GTGCCTACAAAACAACGGGATCTGGAGCTGCCCCAACTGCCGCCGCTCCTCCATGAAGCCTGGCTTTGTGTGA